Proteins encoded in a region of the Agromyces protaetiae genome:
- a CDS encoding alcohol dehydrogenase catalytic domain-containing protein, whose protein sequence is MRALTWQSTGHVSVETVPDPTIEDPKDVVIRVTSTAICGSDLHLYGVLGPFLDRGDILGHEAMGVVEAVGSDVRTLAAGDRVVVPFVIACGECAMCRSGLTTQCETTQNHEHGTGADLYGYTELYGSVPGGQAEYLRVRRADANAYKVGHDLPDDRYLFLSDILPTAWQGVQYANVPDGGTLGVLGLGPVGQFAARIGRHLGHRVIAIDPVPERRLMAERYGIETLDLGDDTLDALRERTSGRGPDSIVDAVGLEAHGNRTIEVVQKAVGILPDAAAKPIMQHAGVDRLAALTFAIDAVRRGGTLSLSGVYAGAADPLPMMTMFDKQLSLRMGQCNVHAWRDELLPLVEDPADPLGTEDLTTHRVPLDRAPEMYEIFQKKEQGCIKVVLKPGA, encoded by the coding sequence ATGCGAGCACTCACCTGGCAGTCCACCGGTCACGTCTCCGTCGAGACCGTCCCCGACCCGACGATCGAGGATCCGAAGGATGTGGTGATCCGGGTGACCTCGACCGCGATCTGCGGATCCGACCTGCACCTGTACGGCGTCCTCGGCCCGTTCCTCGACCGCGGCGACATCCTCGGCCACGAGGCCATGGGCGTGGTCGAGGCCGTCGGGTCCGACGTGCGCACCCTCGCGGCCGGCGACCGCGTCGTCGTGCCGTTCGTCATCGCGTGCGGCGAGTGCGCGATGTGCCGGTCGGGCCTCACGACCCAGTGCGAGACCACGCAGAACCACGAGCACGGCACGGGTGCCGATCTGTACGGGTACACCGAGCTGTACGGATCGGTGCCCGGTGGGCAGGCCGAATACCTTCGCGTGCGCCGCGCCGACGCGAACGCCTACAAGGTCGGGCACGATCTCCCCGACGATCGCTACCTCTTCCTGAGCGACATCCTGCCGACCGCCTGGCAGGGCGTGCAGTACGCGAACGTGCCCGACGGTGGCACGCTCGGCGTGCTCGGGCTCGGCCCGGTCGGCCAGTTCGCCGCGCGGATCGGCCGGCATCTCGGTCACCGGGTCATCGCGATCGACCCCGTTCCGGAGCGACGGCTGATGGCCGAGCGATACGGCATCGAGACGCTCGACCTCGGTGACGACACGCTCGACGCGCTCCGCGAGCGCACGAGCGGGCGCGGGCCGGACTCGATCGTCGACGCGGTGGGCCTCGAGGCGCACGGCAACCGGACGATCGAGGTCGTGCAGAAGGCGGTGGGCATCCTCCCCGACGCCGCCGCCAAGCCGATCATGCAGCACGCCGGCGTCGACCGGCTCGCCGCACTGACGTTCGCCATCGACGCGGTGCGTCGCGGCGGGACGCTCTCGCTGAGCGGCGTCTACGCGGGCGCCGCCGACCCGCTGCCGATGATGACCATGTTCGACAAGCAGCTCTCCCTGCGCATGGGCCAGTGCAATGTGCACGCCTGGCGCGACGAGCTGCTCCCGCTCGTCGAGGATCCCGCGGACCCGCTCGGCACCGAGGACCTCACCACGCACCGGGTGCCGCTCGACCGCGCGCCCGAGATGTACGAGATCTTCCAGAAGAAGGAGCAGGGC
- a CDS encoding NADPH-dependent FMN reductase, whose translation MSTYRVGYFVGSLSSTSINRVLSRALIRIAPGDLEFSEIAIGDLPLYSPDYDADYPAPAQALKESISRADAVLFVTPEYNRSIPGALKNAIDWASRPWGQNSFDHIPAAVIGASAGQIGTALAQQSLRAVLSFCNARQMTAPEAYIRFSPEVFADDGAVHDESTETFLTNYMAEFRDHIERVLTVLPRR comes from the coding sequence ATGAGCACCTACCGAGTCGGATACTTCGTCGGCAGCCTGTCGTCCACGTCGATCAACCGCGTGTTGTCACGCGCGCTCATCCGCATCGCGCCCGGCGACCTCGAGTTCAGCGAGATCGCGATCGGCGACCTGCCGCTCTACAGCCCGGACTACGACGCCGACTACCCGGCGCCGGCGCAGGCGCTGAAGGAGTCGATCTCGCGGGCCGATGCCGTCCTCTTCGTGACGCCCGAATACAACCGCTCGATCCCCGGCGCGCTGAAGAACGCGATCGACTGGGCGTCGCGGCCCTGGGGTCAGAACTCGTTCGACCACATCCCGGCCGCGGTGATCGGCGCGTCAGCCGGGCAGATCGGCACCGCGCTCGCCCAGCAGAGCCTGCGCGCCGTGCTGAGCTTCTGCAATGCCAGGCAGATGACGGCGCCCGAGGCATACATCCGGTTCTCGCCCGAGGTGTTCGCCGATGACGGCGCGGTGCACGACGAGAGCACCGAGACCTTCCTCACGAACTACATGGCCGAGTTCCGCGACCACATCGAGCGCGTGCTGACGGTGCTCCCGCGACGCTGA
- a CDS encoding carbon-nitrogen hydrolase family protein, whose amino-acid sequence MPTESEAFAVAVAQFAPTDDRSANRDEIERLATLAAGRGARLVVFPEYSSYFTPQPGEDWLDAAEDVDGGEFTTALAALAARLGVHLVAGLIERVPGERRVRNTVVAVAPDAGVVARYRKLHLYDAFGAQESEWIAPGDIDEPELFTAGGLTFGLQTCYDARFPEVTRRLVDAGADVVCMPAEWVRGPLKEAHWRTLTTARALENTIYVAAADHAPPVGAGNSMIVDPMGVEVATIGEATDVALAWVSRERIDAVRRVNPALELRRFGVIER is encoded by the coding sequence ATGCCGACCGAATCCGAGGCGTTCGCCGTCGCCGTCGCCCAGTTCGCCCCGACCGACGACCGCAGCGCGAATCGCGACGAGATCGAACGGCTCGCGACGCTCGCGGCCGGCCGCGGGGCGAGGCTCGTGGTCTTCCCCGAGTACTCGAGCTACTTCACGCCGCAGCCGGGTGAGGACTGGCTCGACGCCGCCGAAGACGTCGACGGTGGCGAGTTCACGACGGCGCTCGCGGCGCTCGCCGCCCGGCTCGGCGTGCACCTCGTCGCGGGCCTCATCGAGCGGGTGCCGGGGGAGCGCCGGGTCCGGAACACGGTCGTCGCGGTCGCACCCGATGCCGGCGTGGTGGCGCGGTACCGCAAGCTCCACCTCTACGACGCGTTCGGCGCGCAGGAGTCCGAGTGGATCGCACCGGGCGACATCGACGAGCCCGAGCTGTTCACCGCGGGCGGGCTGACGTTCGGGCTGCAGACCTGTTACGACGCGAGATTCCCCGAGGTGACCCGCCGGCTCGTCGACGCGGGTGCCGACGTCGTCTGCATGCCCGCCGAGTGGGTGCGCGGCCCGCTCAAAGAGGCGCACTGGCGCACGCTCACGACGGCTCGCGCGCTCGAGAACACGATCTACGTCGCCGCGGCCGACCACGCGCCGCCGGTCGGCGCCGGCAACAGCATGATCGTGGACCCGATGGGCGTCGAGGTCGCGACGATCGGCGAGGCGACCGATGTCGCGCTCGCCTGGGTCTCGCGCGAACGCATCGATGCCGTGCGCCGGGTGAACCCGGCGCTCGAGTTGCGTCGATTCGGGGTCATCGAGCGCTGA
- a CDS encoding aminotransferase class I/II-fold pyridoxal phosphate-dependent enzyme, protein MTVTPNPLLPWQRTAAGAGLLAADGSVRPTIFAEMSALALASGAINLGQGFPDEDGPPEVLEAAREAIASGLNQYPPGPGVPVLREAIARHQARWYGLETDASTEVLVTAGATEALAATILAFVEPGDEVVAFEPAYDAYSALVARAGGVLRTVPLRWTPDAERPDWRPDPDELRAAVTDRTRLVLVNSPHNPTGAVLDRDVLELVVELAEHHDALIVTDEVYEHLVFDGRHVPVATLPGAWARTLSISSGGKTFNTTGWKIGWVTGPAPLITAVLAVKQYLTYVNGGPFQPAIAAGLDLPDSYFTAAADALRAKRDLLADGLTAAGFGVSLPAAGYFIVADAAPLAGVADGRWDDGETLCRRLPELAGVVGVPVSAFVPAERRGDVANLVRFAFCKRRDVLEEASARLTRLRAR, encoded by the coding sequence GTGACGGTGACGCCCAACCCCCTTCTCCCTTGGCAGCGCACGGCGGCAGGCGCGGGCCTGCTCGCGGCGGACGGCAGCGTGCGGCCCACGATCTTCGCCGAGATGAGTGCGCTGGCCCTCGCGAGCGGTGCGATCAACCTCGGGCAGGGCTTCCCCGACGAGGATGGACCGCCCGAGGTGCTCGAGGCCGCACGCGAGGCCATCGCGTCGGGGCTCAACCAGTACCCGCCCGGCCCCGGTGTGCCCGTGCTGCGCGAGGCCATCGCGCGTCACCAGGCGAGATGGTACGGCCTCGAGACGGATGCCTCGACGGAAGTGCTGGTCACGGCCGGCGCCACCGAAGCGCTGGCCGCCACGATCCTCGCCTTCGTCGAGCCGGGCGACGAGGTCGTCGCGTTCGAGCCCGCATACGACGCCTATTCGGCGCTCGTGGCGCGAGCGGGCGGTGTGCTCCGCACCGTACCGCTGCGCTGGACCCCCGACGCCGAGCGGCCGGATTGGCGCCCCGACCCCGACGAGCTCCGCGCCGCGGTCACCGATCGCACCCGGCTCGTCCTCGTCAACTCGCCGCACAACCCCACCGGCGCCGTGCTCGACCGCGACGTCCTCGAGCTGGTGGTCGAGCTCGCCGAACACCATGACGCGTTGATCGTCACCGACGAGGTCTATGAGCACCTCGTCTTCGACGGCCGCCACGTGCCGGTGGCGACGCTCCCCGGCGCCTGGGCGCGCACCCTCTCGATCTCGTCCGGCGGCAAGACGTTCAACACCACCGGCTGGAAGATCGGCTGGGTCACCGGGCCGGCTCCGCTCATCACGGCGGTGCTCGCGGTGAAGCAGTACCTGACGTATGTGAACGGCGGGCCGTTCCAGCCCGCGATCGCGGCCGGACTCGACCTGCCCGACTCCTATTTCACGGCCGCCGCCGACGCGCTCCGCGCCAAGCGCGACCTGCTCGCGGACGGGCTCACCGCCGCCGGGTTCGGGGTGTCCCTCCCGGCGGCGGGCTACTTCATCGTCGCCGATGCGGCACCGCTGGCCGGGGTCGCCGACGGCCGCTGGGACGACGGCGAGACGCTGTGCCGTCGACTGCCCGAGCTCGCGGGCGTCGTGGGCGTGCCGGTGTCGGCGTTCGTGCCGGCCGAGCGTCGCGGCGACGTCGCGAACCTCGTGCGGTTCGCGTTCTGCAAGCGCCGGGACGTCCTCGAAGAGGCATCCGCCCGGCTCACGCGCCTCAGGGCTCGGTGA
- a CDS encoding S1C family serine protease — protein sequence MTDHQHGPAQGEPTEPRQPAEGAPEAAATAETASTAPATPAAPAAPTSDAQSASPAAPVSMPAPPAAPAAQPAGHTEPTAQTAQATTPTAQTAPTEPVAPAASAPAAQEPTAPTGTVYAPGQTPQPYHAPQYSHQSSTPAAPAQQYYGQQHPQQQAQPAPYGQHAGHQAPGPHGAGGQAPTAHHAQTQPTQPLPGAPGSVPPAFGGPGTPGAPADGASAGQPKPRRVGLGVAAAIVAAALIGGASGAGITALVGGDRSTGAVESSATGTQNIVVNDTDSVNEITAVAAKASPSVVTISVAGGQGAGTGSGIIISEDGYVLTNTHVVTLDGTTGEPTIQVKASDGRLYTADLIGTDPMSDLAVIKLQDASGLQALDFADSDALNVGDVAIAIGAPLGLSGTVTNGIVSALNRSIDVKSSAVPESPEDSREGESQQPFDFWNFDIPGQEGGQQTQSGGTISIPVIQTDAAINPGNSGGALVDSEGKIIGVNVAILSAGGASGQAGNIGVGFAVPSNLAQRVAQELIEDGSASHGLLGATVTSAQAEADATNVGALITEVTQGGAAASAGLQAGDVVTEFNGVQITDQTDLTAQVRAQAGGATAQLTYQRGDETNTIEVTLGTFEG from the coding sequence ATGACCGATCACCAGCACGGCCCGGCCCAGGGGGAGCCCACGGAGCCTCGTCAGCCGGCAGAGGGCGCGCCCGAGGCCGCCGCCACGGCTGAGACCGCGAGCACCGCTCCCGCCACGCCCGCAGCCCCGGCCGCACCGACCTCGGACGCGCAGTCCGCTTCGCCGGCTGCCCCGGTCTCGATGCCGGCCCCGCCCGCAGCCCCGGCCGCACAGCCGGCCGGCCACACCGAACCGACGGCCCAGACGGCGCAGGCGACCACGCCGACGGCGCAGACGGCGCCGACGGAGCCGGTCGCGCCCGCAGCTTCCGCTCCCGCTGCGCAGGAGCCGACTGCGCCGACGGGCACCGTCTACGCGCCCGGCCAGACGCCGCAGCCGTACCACGCGCCGCAGTACAGTCACCAGTCTTCGACGCCCGCCGCACCGGCGCAGCAGTACTACGGACAGCAGCACCCGCAGCAGCAGGCGCAGCCGGCCCCCTACGGGCAGCACGCCGGTCACCAGGCACCCGGCCCGCACGGCGCGGGCGGCCAGGCGCCGACGGCGCACCACGCGCAGACGCAGCCGACGCAGCCGCTTCCGGGCGCGCCCGGCTCGGTTCCGCCGGCCTTCGGCGGCCCCGGCACCCCCGGCGCCCCCGCGGACGGGGCGTCGGCCGGGCAGCCCAAGCCGCGACGGGTCGGGCTCGGGGTCGCCGCGGCGATCGTCGCCGCCGCGCTCATCGGTGGCGCCTCTGGCGCCGGCATCACGGCGCTCGTCGGTGGCGACCGGTCGACCGGCGCGGTCGAGTCCTCGGCCACCGGCACCCAGAACATCGTGGTCAACGACACCGACTCGGTGAACGAGATCACGGCCGTCGCCGCCAAGGCCAGCCCATCCGTCGTGACGATCTCCGTCGCCGGCGGGCAGGGCGCCGGCACCGGATCAGGCATCATCATCTCCGAAGACGGCTACGTGCTCACGAACACGCACGTCGTCACGCTCGACGGCACGACCGGTGAGCCCACCATCCAGGTGAAGGCGAGCGATGGCCGCCTCTACACGGCCGACCTCATCGGGACCGACCCGATGTCCGACCTCGCGGTGATCAAGCTCCAGGATGCTTCCGGCCTGCAGGCGCTCGACTTCGCCGACTCCGACGCGCTCAACGTCGGTGACGTGGCGATCGCGATCGGGGCGCCGCTCGGACTCTCCGGCACCGTGACCAACGGCATCGTGAGCGCCCTGAACCGCAGCATCGACGTGAAGTCGTCGGCCGTCCCCGAGTCGCCGGAAGACAGCCGCGAGGGCGAGAGCCAGCAGCCGTTCGACTTCTGGAACTTCGACATCCCCGGTCAGGAAGGCGGACAGCAGACGCAGTCCGGCGGCACGATCTCCATCCCGGTGATCCAGACCGACGCGGCGATCAACCCCGGGAACTCGGGTGGCGCACTCGTCGACTCGGAGGGCAAGATCATCGGCGTCAACGTCGCGATCCTCTCCGCGGGCGGAGCGTCCGGCCAGGCCGGGAACATCGGCGTCGGCTTCGCCGTCCCGTCGAACCTCGCCCAGCGGGTCGCACAGGAGCTCATCGAAGACGGTTCGGCCAGCCACGGCCTCCTCGGCGCGACGGTGACGAGCGCCCAGGCCGAGGCGGACGCCACGAACGTCGGCGCCTTGATCACCGAGGTCACGCAGGGCGGCGCTGCGGCGTCGGCCGGGCTGCAGGCCGGTGACGTGGTGACCGAGTTCAACGGCGTCCAGATCACCGACCAGACCGACCTCACGGCGCAGGTCCGCGCACAGGCCGGCGGCGCGACGGCGCAGCTCACCTACCAGCGCGGTGATGAGACGAACACGATCGAGGTCACCCTCGGCACGTTCGAAGGCTGA
- a CDS encoding glycosyltransferase family 2 protein, translating to MPVLNDVSHVRAAVASILEQDYDGPVEVLIALGPSIDGTGELVADLAARDERVRVLDNEVGSTPAGLNLGIRAAQYPVVVRVDSHSMLPPQYTRVAVATLERTGADNVGGVMAARGETPFERAVALAYSTKVGLGGTKLHIGGPEGPAETVYLGVFRTDALHRVGLFDEDIKRGQDWELNRRLREHGGTVWFTPELSVTYRPRSSLGRLARQMFSTGLWRGELARRFPAANGLRYFVPPAMVVGVGLGLLAGIAGVVQAALGQTPWLLLGFAIPAVYAAFVCAATVRYARGSGAATASRFLVVLPCIHIAWGSGFVLGYLSLAKNIARHTGR from the coding sequence ATGCCGGTGCTGAACGACGTCTCGCACGTCAGGGCGGCCGTGGCGTCGATCCTCGAACAGGACTACGACGGCCCCGTCGAGGTGCTGATCGCGCTCGGGCCCTCGATCGACGGCACCGGCGAGCTCGTCGCCGACCTCGCCGCGCGCGACGAGCGGGTGCGCGTCCTCGACAACGAGGTCGGCTCGACCCCCGCCGGTCTGAACCTCGGCATACGCGCGGCGCAGTATCCCGTCGTCGTCCGGGTCGACTCGCACTCGATGCTTCCGCCGCAGTACACCCGTGTCGCGGTGGCGACGCTCGAGCGCACCGGCGCAGACAATGTCGGCGGTGTCATGGCCGCGCGCGGCGAGACGCCGTTCGAGCGGGCGGTCGCGCTCGCGTACAGCACCAAGGTCGGGCTCGGCGGCACGAAGCTGCACATCGGCGGGCCCGAAGGCCCGGCCGAGACGGTGTACCTCGGCGTGTTCCGCACCGACGCCCTGCACCGCGTCGGGCTCTTCGACGAGGACATCAAGCGCGGTCAGGACTGGGAGCTCAACCGGCGGCTGCGCGAGCACGGCGGCACCGTGTGGTTCACACCCGAGCTCTCCGTGACCTACCGGCCGCGATCGAGCCTCGGCCGCCTGGCCCGTCAAATGTTCTCGACCGGGTTATGGCGTGGCGAGCTCGCACGCCGGTTCCCCGCGGCGAACGGCCTCCGCTATTTCGTCCCGCCGGCGATGGTCGTCGGCGTCGGCCTCGGCCTGCTCGCCGGAATCGCGGGCGTCGTGCAGGCCGCGCTCGGCCAGACGCCGTGGCTGCTCCTCGGATTCGCGATCCCCGCGGTGTACGCCGCGTTCGTGTGCGCGGCGACCGTCCGATACGCTCGCGGATCGGGTGCTGCGACGGCGAGCCGATTCCTGGTGGTGCTGCCGTGCATCCACATCGCATGGGGATCCGGCTTCGTGCTCGGATACCTCTCGCTCGCGAAGAACATCGCGCGACACACGGGAAGGTGA
- a CDS encoding CDP-alcohol phosphatidyltransferase family protein — MSSAGYARPTSIAELKAVTQPPEVRLRRNAEHWTASLYLRRLSPYLTWLLLHTRISANGVTGLMILVGWSTAAALLIPGIWGALLAVVLGQLQMLIDCCDGEVARWRKTSSPAGVFLDKVGHYTTEALIPIALGIRAAAYPLEFPADFLWTTVGAMLALVIVLNKALNDMVHVARANAGLAKLADTHGETAPRGGLVAKLRRAAKFLPFHRLYHSVELTLIAFAAALVGLIVGQPFVDRVVVAALLPLAVLALVGHFVAIMASRRVRA, encoded by the coding sequence ATGAGCTCAGCCGGCTACGCACGACCCACGAGCATCGCCGAGCTCAAGGCCGTGACGCAACCGCCCGAGGTGCGCCTGCGGCGCAATGCCGAGCACTGGACCGCGTCGTTGTATCTCCGGCGGCTGTCGCCGTACCTCACCTGGCTGCTGCTGCACACCCGCATCTCGGCCAACGGCGTGACCGGGTTGATGATCCTCGTCGGCTGGTCGACGGCTGCCGCGCTCCTCATCCCGGGCATCTGGGGCGCGTTGCTCGCGGTCGTGCTGGGTCAGCTGCAGATGCTCATCGACTGCTGTGACGGCGAGGTCGCGAGATGGCGGAAGACCTCCTCGCCCGCCGGGGTGTTCCTCGACAAGGTCGGGCACTACACGACCGAGGCGTTGATCCCGATCGCGCTCGGCATCCGCGCGGCCGCCTACCCACTCGAGTTCCCGGCCGACTTCCTCTGGACGACCGTCGGTGCGATGCTCGCGCTCGTCATCGTGCTCAACAAGGCGCTCAACGACATGGTCCACGTGGCGCGGGCGAACGCCGGCCTGGCCAAGCTCGCCGACACCCACGGCGAGACTGCGCCGCGAGGTGGACTGGTCGCGAAGCTCCGCCGCGCGGCGAAGTTCCTGCCGTTCCACCGGCTGTACCACTCGGTCGAGCTCACGCTCATCGCGTTCGCTGCGGCGCTCGTGGGCCTCATCGTCGGGCAGCCGTTCGTCGACCGTGTCGTGGTCGCAGCGTTGCTGCCGCTGGCCGTCCTGGCGCTCGTCGGTCATTTCGTCGCGATCATGGCGAGCCGCCGTGTCCGGGCCTGA
- a CDS encoding glycosyltransferase family 2 protein has product MGRRPDDLARGIESVLAQREVVTDVVVVGNGWDPATSMLPAGVKTVHLPENLGIPAGRNRGVPHVEGEVLFFLDDDAFLPHDDFLARGCRMLAERPDLGLIQPRVVDPTGLTAPRRWIPRIRKGDPETSGDVFSCWEGAVLMPRPVFDAAGGWGDPYFYAHEGIELAWRVWDTGHRAWYAGDLEAGHPVIDPARHAEYYRLNARNRVWLAKRNLPAPLVPVYVGTWTAIQVLRWARRPAALRAWFGGWRAGWREQPGGRRAMRWRTVWRMTRAGRPPIV; this is encoded by the coding sequence ATGGGGCGGCGCCCCGACGACCTCGCCAGGGGCATCGAGAGCGTGCTCGCGCAGCGCGAGGTCGTGACCGACGTGGTCGTCGTCGGCAACGGCTGGGATCCGGCGACCTCCATGCTTCCGGCGGGCGTGAAGACCGTGCACCTGCCCGAGAACCTCGGCATCCCGGCCGGGCGTAACCGCGGGGTGCCGCACGTCGAGGGCGAGGTGCTGTTCTTCCTCGATGACGACGCTTTCCTCCCGCACGACGACTTCCTCGCTCGCGGCTGCCGGATGCTCGCCGAACGCCCGGACCTCGGCCTCATCCAGCCCCGAGTGGTCGACCCCACCGGGCTCACCGCCCCGCGCCGATGGATCCCGCGCATCCGCAAGGGGGACCCCGAGACATCCGGCGACGTGTTCTCCTGCTGGGAAGGCGCGGTGCTCATGCCCCGCCCCGTGTTCGACGCGGCCGGCGGCTGGGGGGACCCGTATTTCTACGCGCACGAGGGCATCGAGCTCGCCTGGCGCGTCTGGGACACCGGGCATCGCGCCTGGTACGCGGGCGACCTCGAGGCGGGGCATCCGGTCATCGATCCGGCCCGCCACGCCGAGTACTACCGTCTCAACGCCCGCAACCGGGTATGGCTCGCGAAACGCAACCTGCCCGCCCCGCTCGTGCCCGTCTACGTCGGCACCTGGACGGCGATCCAGGTGCTCCGCTGGGCCCGCCGCCCGGCGGCGCTCCGCGCCTGGTTCGGCGGATGGCGCGCCGGGTGGCGCGAGCAGCCGGGCGGGCGCCGGGCGATGCGCTGGCGCACCGTGTGGCGGATGACCCGGGCCGGCCGGCCGCCGATCGTGTGA
- a CDS encoding CDP-glycerol glycerophosphotransferase family protein: MGFRTDARRTIKLVRNVLASRRAQRTLAAELAARPRLEPHRYKIGVYFADGKVNLYQLRQWYAPLAELAKTHPVLILSRASGAALALLEESPVPVAYVRRVAELEQVIHEQDLHVIFYVNQNAKNFQMMRYGRRWHVFINHGESDKMYMTTNQFKAYDYALIAGDAARARLSKVLWDYDLDKRAIAIGRPQADHYSGVLPYTPDDREVVLYAPTWEGDRAAAAYGSIASHGVHLVRALLASGRHRVIYRPHPRSGVIDHAYDAANREITQAIHEANVEDPGAQHIVDDGAELGWQLAAADVAVVDVSAMVYDRLAAGKPLLITRPVNPGAEIDTGGYLGACEWLDAGPGESMLARLDEVAHDQTALERLGVWVERYFGDMTPGATTRRFHAAVEHLFAEWERFAALHAGDGEIDEHDERADAIDDDLEATA, translated from the coding sequence GTGGGATTTCGGACTGACGCACGGCGCACCATCAAGCTCGTGAGGAACGTCCTGGCCTCGCGCCGTGCGCAACGCACGCTCGCCGCGGAACTCGCGGCCAGGCCGCGGCTCGAGCCGCACCGGTACAAGATCGGCGTGTACTTCGCCGACGGCAAGGTCAATCTCTACCAGCTGCGCCAGTGGTACGCGCCGCTCGCCGAGCTCGCCAAGACGCATCCGGTGCTCATCCTCAGCCGGGCATCGGGTGCGGCGCTCGCGCTGCTCGAGGAGTCGCCGGTGCCCGTCGCATACGTGCGACGCGTCGCCGAGCTCGAGCAGGTGATCCACGAGCAGGATCTGCACGTGATCTTCTACGTGAACCAGAACGCGAAGAACTTCCAGATGATGCGATACGGGCGTCGCTGGCACGTGTTCATCAACCACGGCGAGTCCGACAAGATGTACATGACCACGAACCAGTTCAAGGCGTACGACTACGCCCTGATCGCCGGCGACGCGGCCAGGGCGCGGCTGTCGAAGGTGCTGTGGGACTACGACCTCGACAAGCGCGCTATCGCGATCGGCCGCCCGCAGGCCGACCACTATTCGGGTGTGTTGCCGTACACGCCCGACGACCGCGAGGTCGTGCTGTACGCGCCCACCTGGGAGGGTGACCGGGCGGCGGCGGCCTACGGCTCGATCGCGTCGCACGGCGTGCATCTCGTGCGCGCGCTGCTCGCCTCGGGGCGGCACCGGGTGATCTACCGGCCGCATCCGCGCTCGGGCGTGATCGATCACGCCTACGACGCCGCGAATCGCGAGATCACACAGGCGATCCACGAGGCGAACGTCGAGGACCCGGGTGCGCAGCACATCGTCGACGACGGCGCCGAGCTCGGCTGGCAGCTCGCCGCGGCCGACGTCGCCGTGGTCGACGTCTCCGCAATGGTGTACGACCGCCTCGCGGCGGGCAAACCGCTGCTCATCACCCGTCCCGTGAACCCGGGCGCCGAGATCGACACCGGCGGCTACCTCGGCGCGTGCGAGTGGCTCGACGCCGGCCCCGGGGAGTCGATGCTCGCGCGACTCGACGAGGTCGCGCACGACCAGACCGCGCTCGAGCGGCTCGGCGTCTGGGTCGAGCGCTACTTCGGCGACATGACGCCCGGTGCGACGACGCGGCGCTTCCATGCGGCGGTCGAGCACCTGTTCGCCGAGTGGGAGCGGTTCGCGGCGCTGCACGCCGGCGACGGCGAGATCGACGAGCACGACGAGCGCGCTGACGCGATCGACGACGACCTCGAGGCGACCGCGTAG
- a CDS encoding ABC transporter ATP-binding protein, giving the protein MTDASAAELAATQTFAIRAEGLGIRFRRNRRGRRSFKDLFSRRRRRMRPNEFWALRDVSIDVRPGEAIGVVGRNGQGKSTLLKLVAGVMLPDEGRVVVTGGVAPLIEITGGFVDDLTVRDNVYLTAGLHGMTRAQVDGRFDEIIEFAEIGDFLDTPYKHLSSGMKVRIAFAVIAQLDEPILLVDEVLAVGDKAFREKCYARIEELLAGGRTMFFVSHNERDLRRFCTRGLYLDKGRLQLDAPIDEVLDRYNTEYAAKK; this is encoded by the coding sequence ATGACGGATGCCTCGGCCGCCGAGCTCGCCGCGACGCAGACCTTTGCGATCCGGGCCGAGGGGCTCGGCATCCGGTTCCGCCGCAACCGGCGCGGCCGGCGCTCGTTCAAGGACCTCTTCTCGCGTCGCCGGCGGCGCATGCGCCCGAACGAGTTCTGGGCGTTGCGCGACGTGTCGATCGACGTCCGGCCCGGCGAGGCGATCGGGGTGGTCGGCCGGAACGGCCAGGGCAAGTCGACCCTGCTCAAGCTCGTCGCCGGTGTCATGCTGCCCGACGAGGGTCGCGTGGTGGTCACGGGCGGCGTCGCGCCGTTGATCGAGATCACCGGCGGGTTCGTGGACGACCTGACGGTCCGCGACAACGTGTACCTGACCGCCGGACTGCACGGCATGACCCGAGCCCAGGTCGACGGCAGGTTCGACGAGATCATCGAGTTCGCCGAGATCGGCGACTTCCTCGACACCCCGTACAAGCATCTGTCGAGCGGCATGAAGGTGCGCATCGCGTTCGCCGTGATCGCCCAGCTCGACGAGCCGATCCTGCTCGTCGACGAGGTGCTCGCGGTCGGCGACAAGGCGTTCCGCGAGAAGTGCTATGCCCGTATCGAGGAGCTGCTGGCCGGCGGCCGCACCATGTTCTTCGTCTCGCACAACGAGCGCGACCTGCGCCGCTTCTGTACGCGCGGCCTCTACCTCGACAAGGGCCGTCTGCAGCTCGACGCCCCCATCGACGAGGTACTCGACCGCTACAACACCGAGTACGCCGCCAAGAAGTAG